One window from the genome of Amycolatopsis sp. NBC_01480 encodes:
- a CDS encoding sensor histidine kinase yields the protein MSRPRTTLALRITVVCLAVAGVAVIVAGLVAARLVSTTGDTVLQQSLKAQADVVASQLDPTGIGNRLGVGKVADVVRGQGIEVVVRRPGGQEVGAALPVRVAGRAGLASGQDRSARVTIDSVQYLVEVRDVGGAGAAFALVQPTRSGEATQRALVRNIALALGIGLLVAAVAGFVSGRLLGRPLRRAAAVAGILRTGRRDVRVPVEGPAEVAEVAGSLNALADALAHSEARQRDFLLSVSHELRTPLTAVTGFAEAIADGVAEGPDARRAGQTIHREAQRLERLVSDLLELARLGADEFRLDLATIDLTALVRDCAEVWQLRCERENVPLSVVLPTAPVPVVADARRLHQVVDGLAENALRVTPAGAPMVFALTAGPDASLSVRDGGPGLAPEDYDVAFQRGVLNARYRDRRPVGSGIGLALVHGLVTRMGGTLTAGPAPEGGAAFTITLPLAADPMATAPIVTGPIVTGPIEAEPPGP from the coding sequence GTGAGCCGGCCCCGGACCACCCTCGCGCTGAGGATCACCGTGGTGTGCCTGGCCGTGGCCGGGGTCGCGGTGATCGTGGCCGGGCTGGTCGCGGCCCGGCTGGTCAGCACCACCGGCGACACCGTGCTCCAGCAGTCGCTGAAGGCCCAGGCCGATGTCGTGGCCAGCCAGCTCGACCCGACCGGCATCGGCAACCGGCTCGGCGTCGGCAAGGTGGCCGACGTGGTGCGCGGCCAGGGCATCGAGGTGGTCGTGCGGCGCCCGGGCGGGCAGGAGGTCGGTGCGGCGCTGCCGGTGCGCGTGGCCGGGCGTGCCGGGCTGGCGTCCGGGCAGGACCGTTCGGCGCGGGTGACCATCGATTCGGTGCAGTACCTGGTGGAGGTCCGGGACGTCGGCGGCGCCGGGGCGGCGTTCGCGCTGGTCCAGCCGACCCGCAGCGGCGAGGCCACGCAACGCGCGCTGGTGCGCAACATCGCGCTCGCGCTCGGCATCGGGCTGCTGGTGGCCGCGGTGGCGGGGTTCGTGAGCGGACGGCTGCTGGGCCGTCCGCTGCGCCGCGCGGCCGCCGTCGCCGGGATTCTCCGGACCGGACGGCGGGACGTGCGTGTGCCCGTGGAGGGTCCGGCCGAGGTCGCCGAAGTCGCGGGCTCGTTGAACGCGCTGGCCGACGCGCTCGCCCACAGCGAGGCCCGCCAGCGCGACTTCCTGCTGTCGGTTTCGCACGAGCTGCGCACTCCGCTCACCGCGGTCACCGGTTTCGCCGAGGCGATCGCGGACGGCGTCGCCGAGGGACCGGACGCGCGCCGCGCCGGGCAGACCATCCACCGCGAGGCCCAGCGCCTCGAACGGCTGGTCAGCGACCTGCTCGAACTCGCCCGCCTCGGCGCCGACGAATTCCGCCTCGACCTCGCGACGATCGACCTCACCGCGCTGGTCCGCGACTGCGCGGAGGTCTGGCAGCTGCGGTGCGAGCGGGAAAACGTGCCGCTGTCGGTGGTGCTGCCCACCGCCCCGGTGCCCGTGGTCGCGGACGCGCGCCGGCTGCACCAAGTCGTCGACGGGCTCGCCGAAAACGCCCTGCGCGTCACCCCCGCCGGCGCGCCGATGGTCTTCGCCCTCACCGCGGGCCCGGACGCGAGCCTGTCCGTCCGCGACGGCGGCCCCGGTCTCGCCCCGGAGGACTACGACGTGGCCTTCCAGCGCGGCGTGCTGAACGCCCGCTACCGCGACCGCCGCCCGGTCGGCTCCGGCATCGGGCTCGCGTTGGTGCACGGTCTCGTCACGCGCATGGGCGGCACGCTGACCGCGGGCCCGGCGCCCGAGGGCGGGGCCGCGTTCACGATCACCCTGCCGCTCGCGGCGGACCCGATGGCGACGGCACCGATCGTTACCGGGCCGATCGTTACCGGGCCGATCGAAGCTGAGCCGCCCGGTCCGTGA
- a CDS encoding ester cyclase, with protein MEPAEVHRLVVEHAFTEEGLRYIAPDVVDHRGGAGGDHVGLDAWREKWEALSRGDFTPGLGELSVRVEQNVSEGEFSVNRYTSSGTEIATGRRYSVTSMDMIRVRAGRIVEHWALMDVTDRAAQLRSAR; from the coding sequence ATGGAACCGGCCGAGGTGCACCGCCTGGTGGTCGAGCACGCCTTCACCGAGGAAGGCCTGCGCTACATCGCCCCGGACGTCGTCGACCACCGCGGCGGCGCGGGCGGCGACCACGTGGGCCTCGACGCCTGGCGCGAGAAGTGGGAAGCCTTGTCCCGCGGCGATTTCACGCCCGGATTGGGCGAGCTGTCCGTGCGCGTCGAGCAGAACGTCAGCGAGGGCGAGTTCTCCGTGAACCGCTACACCAGCTCCGGTACGGAGATCGCCACCGGGCGCCGTTATTCGGTGACCAGTATGGACATGATCCGGGTGCGTGCGGGCCGGATCGTCGAGCACTGGGCGCTGATGGACGTCACGGACCGGGCGGCTCAGCTTCGATCGGCCCGGTAA
- a CDS encoding TetR/AcrR family transcriptional regulator, translating into MAKQLRADARDNRALLLAAAREVFAADGPGAPLDRVARHAGVGNATMYRHFPNRRELLAAVYAGEVETLRTEGEALLSSPDPDEALYQWLRRFVEHVKDKRELALSISDEPGDREARFAEWHGTINATAAALAARARLAEDVEPLDLLLLATGIALSGAPAARTDHLLTLLRRGSAPA; encoded by the coding sequence ATGGCCAAGCAACTCCGGGCGGACGCGCGGGACAACCGCGCCCTGCTGCTCGCCGCCGCGCGGGAGGTCTTCGCCGCGGACGGGCCGGGTGCGCCGCTCGACCGGGTGGCCCGGCACGCCGGCGTCGGCAACGCGACGATGTACCGGCACTTCCCGAACCGCCGGGAACTGCTCGCCGCCGTTTACGCGGGTGAAGTCGAAACGTTGCGCACGGAAGGCGAAGCACTGCTGTCGTCGCCGGACCCGGACGAAGCGCTGTACCAGTGGCTGCGCCGGTTCGTCGAGCACGTCAAGGACAAGCGCGAGCTGGCACTGTCCATTTCGGACGAACCAGGCGACCGCGAGGCCCGGTTCGCCGAGTGGCACGGGACGATCAACGCCACCGCGGCCGCGCTCGCCGCCCGCGCCCGGCTCGCCGAGGACGTCGAGCCGCTGGACCTGCTCCTGCTGGCCACCGGGATCGCGCTCTCCGGCGCCCCCGCGGCCCGCACGGACCACCTGCTGACCCTGCTGCGCCGCGGCAGCGCACCGGCCTGA
- a CDS encoding SDR family NAD(P)-dependent oxidoreductase yields the protein MDLGLKGRTAVVTGASRGIGLAVTRRLVDEGVLVVAGARQSTPELAELGDAVRVVEVDLAEPGGPGELVAAAGERVDILVNNVGSAPARTGGFLSVTDELWARSLELNLMAAVRATRAVLPGMLAAGRGSIITISSVNSTLADPAVIDYGAAKAALANFCKALAREVGGDGVRVNTISPGPVATALWLGEGGVADTVSRATGQSADDVVRGAAKDSVTGRFTQPEEVADAVLYLAGDRSANVTGADLRIDGGLIPTW from the coding sequence ATGGACCTGGGACTGAAGGGCCGCACCGCGGTCGTCACCGGAGCGAGCCGGGGTATCGGTCTCGCCGTCACGCGGCGGCTGGTCGACGAGGGCGTGCTGGTGGTCGCGGGCGCGCGCCAGTCGACCCCCGAACTGGCTGAGCTGGGCGACGCCGTCCGCGTGGTGGAGGTCGACCTCGCCGAGCCCGGCGGGCCCGGCGAGCTGGTCGCCGCCGCGGGCGAGCGGGTGGACATCCTGGTCAACAACGTCGGCTCGGCGCCGGCCCGCACCGGCGGCTTCCTGTCGGTGACCGACGAGCTGTGGGCGCGGTCGCTGGAGCTGAACCTGATGGCCGCCGTCCGCGCGACGCGCGCCGTGCTGCCCGGGATGCTCGCCGCCGGGCGCGGCTCGATCATCACCATCAGCTCGGTCAACAGCACCCTCGCCGACCCCGCGGTGATCGACTACGGCGCGGCCAAAGCGGCGCTGGCGAACTTCTGCAAAGCGCTCGCGCGCGAGGTCGGCGGCGACGGCGTGCGCGTGAACACCATCAGCCCCGGCCCCGTCGCCACCGCGTTGTGGCTCGGCGAAGGCGGTGTGGCCGACACCGTCTCGCGCGCCACCGGCCAGAGCGCCGACGACGTGGTGCGCGGCGCGGCGAAGGACTCCGTGACCGGCCGGTTCACCCAGCCCGAGGAGGTCGCCGACGCGGTGCTCTACCTGGCGGGCGACCGGTCCGCGAACGTCACCGGAGCGGACCTGCGGATCGACGGCGGGCTGATCCCGACCTGGTGA
- a CDS encoding LysR family transcriptional regulator: MEMLHLRYFVAVAEELNFSAAARRLHMAASPLSQRVKDLEHELGQQLFDRSTHHVTLTPAGTALLPLARDVLEQVNAIPWRLREATKPQRSTVFLGMPAGVHPDLRDRVNALAERVRDRFELKRWPGASPDLLAAVQEGKLALALARMPVADPALDALPVMTERLGAVVPADQFAGREAVSLSELTGYAYVASPEESTPAYFEQLDHQLTSLGIKKRIKLSNTGYGGVSEIISSGLAFSISMLDEASPMQLYRLENMAVLPFTDFRPELDTNLVWRRDRGDSGDLAELVAAAREVFAEPLTS, encoded by the coding sequence GTGGAAATGCTGCACCTGCGTTATTTCGTGGCGGTCGCCGAGGAACTCAACTTCTCCGCCGCCGCCCGCAGGCTGCACATGGCCGCGTCGCCGCTCAGCCAGCGGGTCAAGGACCTCGAGCACGAGCTGGGCCAGCAGCTGTTCGACCGCAGCACCCACCACGTCACGCTCACCCCCGCGGGCACCGCGCTGCTGCCGCTGGCGCGCGACGTCCTGGAACAGGTGAACGCCATCCCGTGGCGTCTGCGCGAGGCGACGAAACCCCAGCGCAGCACCGTTTTCCTCGGCATGCCCGCCGGCGTGCACCCGGACCTGCGCGACCGCGTGAACGCACTGGCCGAGCGCGTGCGCGACCGGTTCGAGCTGAAGCGCTGGCCCGGCGCGAGCCCCGACCTGCTCGCCGCCGTCCAGGAGGGGAAGCTGGCCCTGGCACTGGCCCGGATGCCGGTCGCCGACCCGGCGCTCGACGCGCTGCCGGTGATGACCGAGCGGCTCGGCGCCGTCGTCCCGGCCGACCAGTTCGCCGGGCGCGAGGCCGTGAGCCTTTCCGAGCTGACCGGCTACGCCTACGTCGCCTCCCCCGAGGAATCCACCCCGGCGTATTTCGAGCAGCTCGACCACCAATTGACTTCACTCGGCATCAAAAAACGCATCAAACTGTCCAACACCGGCTACGGCGGCGTTTCCGAAATCATTTCCTCCGGGCTCGCGTTCTCCATTTCCATGCTGGACGAGGCCAGCCCCATGCAGCTGTACCGGCTGGAGAACATGGCCGTGCTGCCGTTCACGGATTTCCGGCCCGAGCTGGACACCAACCTGGTCTGGCGACGTGACCGGGGCGACTCCGGCGACCTTGCCGAACTCGTCGCCGCCGCCCGCGAGGTCTTCGCCGAGCCGCTGACCAGCTAA
- a CDS encoding CaiB/BaiF CoA transferase family protein, protein MDDTKTAGPLDGVRVIDLSTVVMGPYAAQILGDLGADVIKIESPADTVRVGRYRTTPGMTPLNLNVNRNKRSVALNLKDAGEREQALKLIDTADVLITNMRPGALARLGMDYAQVAARNPRLVYAHAQGFRSDSDRAGNAAYDETVQAASGLVDIANRAIGKPVYLPTILGDKVSSLTIAYSVLAALLHRDKTGEGQQVEIPMTDTLIAFNLVEHLAGHVFEPAEGPTGFPLSMSKGHRAAPTKDGLACVIPYNPQNFRDFFAAAGRPDLAEDPRVNGEAIDNADVDALAELIDECAPALTTAEWAEVCAKHSIPMAPVLELDQAHEDAYVREGHLLDTVEHPTEGTIRTVGIPVRFSATPASIRRQTPVAGQDTAEVLAELAGR, encoded by the coding sequence ATGGACGACACGAAGACCGCCGGCCCGCTCGACGGGGTGCGGGTGATCGACCTCTCGACCGTGGTGATGGGCCCGTACGCGGCGCAGATCCTCGGTGACCTGGGCGCCGACGTGATCAAGATCGAGTCCCCCGCCGACACCGTGCGGGTCGGCCGGTACCGCACCACGCCGGGCATGACCCCGCTCAACCTGAACGTGAACCGCAACAAGCGCAGCGTCGCACTCAACCTGAAGGACGCCGGCGAGCGCGAGCAGGCCCTGAAGCTGATCGACACCGCCGACGTGCTGATCACCAACATGCGCCCCGGTGCGCTGGCCCGGCTCGGCATGGACTACGCGCAGGTCGCCGCCCGCAACCCGCGCCTAGTCTACGCCCACGCGCAGGGCTTCCGCAGCGATTCCGACCGCGCCGGCAACGCCGCCTACGACGAGACCGTGCAGGCCGCGTCCGGGCTGGTCGACATCGCGAACCGCGCGATCGGCAAGCCGGTGTACCTGCCGACGATCCTCGGCGACAAGGTCTCCTCGCTGACCATCGCGTACAGCGTGCTCGCCGCGCTGCTGCACCGCGACAAGACCGGCGAGGGCCAGCAGGTCGAGATCCCGATGACCGACACGCTGATCGCGTTCAACCTGGTCGAGCACCTCGCCGGGCACGTGTTCGAGCCGGCCGAAGGCCCCACTGGCTTCCCGCTGTCGATGTCGAAGGGCCACCGCGCCGCGCCCACCAAGGACGGCCTCGCCTGCGTGATCCCCTACAACCCGCAGAACTTCCGCGACTTCTTCGCCGCGGCGGGCCGGCCGGACCTGGCCGAGGACCCGCGGGTGAACGGCGAGGCGATCGACAACGCCGACGTCGACGCGCTCGCGGAGCTGATCGACGAGTGCGCCCCGGCGCTGACCACCGCCGAGTGGGCCGAGGTGTGCGCCAAGCACAGCATCCCGATGGCGCCGGTGCTCGAGCTGGACCAGGCGCACGAAGACGCGTACGTCCGCGAAGGCCACCTGCTCGACACCGTCGAGCACCCGACCGAGGGCACCATCCGCACGGTCGGCATCCCGGTGCGGTTCTCCGCCACCCCGGCCTCGATCCGGCGCCAGACGCCGGTCGCGGGCCAGGACACCGCCGAGGTACTGGCCGAGCTGGCCGGCCGCTGA
- a CDS encoding crotonase/enoyl-CoA hydratase family protein — MSTEVRTERIGGTLLITIDRPKARNAVNAAVAAGLAEALDTLEADPGLRAGVLTGADGTFSAGMDLKAALNGESPEIPGRGFGGLTEAALTKPLIAAVEGWAMGGGFELALGCDLIVAAEDARFGLPEVKRGLVAAGGGVIRLPKRIPHHLAMELLLTGEPVTGRRAGELGLANRVVPAGDAAGVALQLAEGLAANAPLALAAVKKIVRAADGVPDADAFAAQREEMGPLMASADVREGMTAFAERRAPKWTGR, encoded by the coding sequence ATGAGCACCGAAGTGCGCACCGAGCGGATCGGCGGGACCCTGCTGATCACGATCGACCGCCCGAAAGCCCGCAACGCCGTGAACGCGGCGGTCGCGGCCGGGCTGGCGGAAGCACTGGACACCCTGGAGGCCGACCCCGGGCTGCGGGCCGGCGTCCTCACCGGCGCCGACGGCACGTTCAGCGCCGGCATGGACCTCAAGGCCGCGCTGAACGGCGAGTCCCCGGAGATCCCGGGCCGCGGGTTCGGCGGGCTGACCGAGGCCGCGCTGACCAAGCCGCTGATCGCCGCGGTCGAGGGCTGGGCCATGGGCGGCGGCTTCGAGCTGGCGCTGGGCTGCGACCTGATCGTCGCCGCCGAAGACGCGCGCTTCGGGCTGCCCGAGGTAAAGCGCGGTCTGGTCGCCGCGGGCGGCGGCGTGATCCGGCTGCCCAAGCGGATCCCGCACCACCTGGCCATGGAGCTGCTGCTGACCGGCGAGCCGGTGACCGGCCGCCGCGCGGGCGAGCTGGGCCTGGCCAACCGGGTGGTCCCGGCGGGCGACGCGGCCGGGGTCGCGCTGCAGCTGGCCGAAGGCCTCGCGGCGAACGCCCCGCTGGCGCTCGCCGCCGTGAAGAAGATCGTGCGCGCCGCCGACGGCGTGCCGGACGCCGACGCGTTCGCCGCGCAGCGCGAGGAAATGGGGCCGCTGATGGCCTCGGCCGACGTCCGCGAGGGCATGACCGCCTTCGCCGAGCGCCGCGCTCCCAAGTGGACGGGACGGTAG
- a CDS encoding acetoacetate decarboxylase: MKESEVRQHVTTPLVNPAFAPVVPRFTDREYLNIVYRTDADALRAVVPEPLKFEEPLVRFEVMKMGDVSGYGPYTESGQAIPVVLDGEHGEYLHAMYLDNFPATASGREVSAYPKTIGAPNLYVDNGALVGTLDYGSLRVATATMGYKHNRLDTAEATAQITVPTFMLKTIPDYDGSPRVMELVRTEITDVVVKEAWTGPARLQLFEHVLAPLADLPVLEVVSASHILTDLTLAPVKPVHDYLTGARR, translated from the coding sequence ATGAAGGAATCGGAAGTCCGGCAGCACGTCACCACCCCGCTGGTGAACCCCGCATTCGCGCCGGTGGTCCCGCGGTTCACCGACCGCGAGTACCTGAACATCGTCTACCGCACCGACGCCGACGCCCTGCGCGCCGTCGTCCCGGAGCCCCTGAAGTTCGAAGAGCCGTTGGTGCGCTTCGAGGTGATGAAGATGGGCGACGTCAGCGGATACGGCCCGTACACCGAGTCCGGCCAGGCCATCCCGGTGGTCCTCGACGGCGAGCACGGCGAGTACCTGCACGCGATGTACCTGGACAACTTCCCGGCGACCGCGTCCGGCCGCGAGGTCAGCGCCTACCCCAAGACCATCGGGGCGCCGAACCTCTATGTCGACAACGGCGCCCTGGTCGGCACGCTCGACTACGGCAGCCTCCGCGTGGCCACCGCGACCATGGGCTACAAGCACAACCGGCTCGACACCGCCGAGGCCACCGCCCAGATCACCGTGCCGACGTTCATGCTCAAGACGATCCCGGACTACGACGGCTCGCCGCGGGTGATGGAACTCGTCCGCACCGAGATCACCGACGTGGTGGTCAAGGAGGCCTGGACCGGCCCCGCGCGGCTGCAGCTGTTCGAGCACGTGCTCGCGCCGCTGGCCGACCTGCCGGTGCTCGAAGTCGTTTCCGCGAGCCACATCCTCACCGACCTGACCCTCGCCCCCGTCAAGCCGGTCCACGACTACCTGACGGGAGCCCGGCGATGA
- a CDS encoding 3-hydroxyacyl-CoA dehydrogenase NAD-binding domain-containing protein, with the protein MKNTSFTTAAVIGAGTIGLSWTALFAGHGLTVRVSDPRPDLAEAVAAALAEFTPHLAAQGLDVEGLAGRVQLAGSVAEAVRGADVVQENGPESVEFKKDLFATLVAEAPSHALLLSSSSAIPSTAFTGDLTDASRVLIGHPFNPPHLIPLVEVVPGERTSEDSVQAAVDFYTFLGRVPVVERKEMPGFVGNRLQNALNREAIYLVEQGVVTPEDLDAVMTNSLGIRWATVGPFLGSHLGGGPGGYRHMAEHIGVSMKQMWAGLGNPAQGPEETERLVEAVEKAYGSSTYSELAETRDRKQLAVLSALDSARTEEN; encoded by the coding sequence ATGAAGAACACCAGTTTCACGACAGCGGCAGTGATCGGCGCCGGCACCATCGGCCTGTCCTGGACGGCCTTGTTCGCCGGCCACGGCCTGACCGTCCGGGTCAGCGACCCGCGGCCGGACCTGGCCGAGGCCGTCGCCGCCGCGCTGGCCGAGTTCACCCCGCACCTGGCCGCGCAGGGCCTGGACGTCGAGGGCCTGGCCGGGCGGGTGCAGCTCGCCGGCAGCGTGGCCGAGGCGGTCCGGGGCGCCGATGTGGTGCAGGAGAACGGACCGGAGAGCGTCGAGTTCAAAAAGGACCTGTTCGCCACGCTGGTGGCCGAGGCCCCGTCACACGCCCTGCTGCTCAGCTCGTCGTCCGCGATCCCGTCGACGGCCTTCACGGGCGACCTGACCGACGCGTCGCGAGTCCTGATCGGACACCCGTTCAACCCGCCGCACCTGATCCCGCTGGTCGAGGTCGTCCCCGGCGAGCGCACCAGCGAGGACTCCGTGCAGGCGGCCGTGGACTTCTACACCTTCCTCGGCCGGGTCCCGGTCGTGGAGCGCAAGGAGATGCCCGGCTTCGTCGGCAACCGGCTGCAGAACGCGCTGAACCGCGAGGCGATCTACCTGGTCGAGCAAGGCGTGGTCACGCCGGAGGATCTCGACGCCGTGATGACCAACTCGCTCGGCATCCGCTGGGCCACGGTCGGGCCGTTCCTCGGCTCGCACCTGGGCGGCGGCCCCGGCGGCTACCGGCACATGGCCGAGCACATCGGCGTGTCGATGAAGCAGATGTGGGCCGGCCTGGGAAACCCGGCGCAGGGCCCGGAAGAGACCGAACGGCTCGTCGAAGCCGTGGAAAAGGCTTACGGCTCCTCCACGTACTCGGAACTCGCCGAGACGCGTGACCGCAAGCAGCTCGCTGTCCTGTCCGCTTTGGACAGTGCCCGCACGGAGGAGAACTGA
- a CDS encoding acyl-CoA dehydrogenase family protein — MTTLEDQLAADFYDYETLLPDEERKLLLKARTFMRDEVKPLVNENWAAGTFPKELIGKFRESGLAGMPYEGYGEHRPAVSNLLTGMLAMEMSRTDASVATFFGVHNGLAMYSIYSGGSQEQRDRWLPEMAAMDKIGAFAMTEPLGGSDVAGGMRTTARRDGDSWILNGAKRWIGNATFADYVVVWARDEEDNNVKGFVVEKGTPGFSPVKIEGKLAFRIVENAEITLTDVRVPEENRLQGINSFRDVAEILRATRGGVAWQALGVMIGAYELALDYAKERKQFGRPIARFQLVQDLLVKSLGNITASWGMLVQLARLQDAGIFKDEHSSLAKAFVTARMREVVAWGREIFGGNGIVLDYDIARFFADAEAIYSFEGTREMNTLIVGKAITGQSAFV, encoded by the coding sequence ATGACCACTCTCGAAGACCAGCTGGCCGCCGACTTCTACGACTACGAGACGCTGCTCCCGGACGAGGAGCGCAAGCTGCTGCTCAAGGCGCGCACCTTCATGCGCGACGAGGTCAAGCCGCTGGTGAACGAAAACTGGGCCGCGGGCACGTTCCCGAAGGAGCTGATCGGGAAGTTCCGCGAGAGCGGCCTGGCCGGAATGCCGTACGAGGGCTACGGCGAGCACCGCCCGGCGGTCAGCAACCTGCTCACCGGGATGCTGGCGATGGAGATGAGCCGCACCGACGCGTCGGTCGCCACCTTCTTCGGTGTCCACAACGGACTCGCGATGTACTCGATCTACTCGGGCGGCAGCCAGGAGCAGCGGGACCGCTGGCTCCCGGAGATGGCCGCGATGGACAAGATCGGCGCGTTCGCGATGACCGAGCCGCTCGGCGGGTCCGATGTGGCCGGTGGCATGCGCACCACCGCGCGACGGGACGGCGACAGCTGGATCCTCAACGGCGCCAAGCGCTGGATCGGCAACGCCACCTTCGCCGACTACGTGGTGGTCTGGGCCCGCGACGAAGAAGACAACAACGTCAAGGGTTTTGTGGTCGAGAAGGGCACCCCGGGGTTCTCGCCGGTGAAGATCGAGGGCAAGCTCGCGTTCCGCATCGTCGAGAACGCCGAGATCACCCTGACCGACGTCCGCGTGCCGGAGGAGAACCGGCTGCAGGGCATCAACTCCTTCCGCGACGTCGCGGAGATCCTGCGCGCCACCCGCGGCGGGGTCGCCTGGCAGGCGCTGGGCGTGATGATCGGCGCGTACGAGCTGGCGCTGGACTACGCCAAGGAGCGCAAGCAGTTCGGCCGCCCGATCGCCCGGTTCCAGCTGGTGCAGGACCTGCTGGTGAAGAGCCTCGGCAACATCACCGCCTCGTGGGGCATGCTGGTGCAGCTGGCCCGCCTGCAGGACGCCGGGATCTTCAAGGACGAGCACTCCTCGCTGGCCAAGGCGTTTGTCACCGCGCGCATGCGCGAGGTGGTCGCCTGGGGCCGCGAGATCTTCGGCGGCAACGGGATCGTGCTGGACTACGACATCGCCCGGTTCTTCGCCGACGCGGAGGCGATCTACTCCTTCGAAGGCACGCGCGAAATGAATACCCTCATCGTCGGCAAGGCGATCACGGGGCAGAGCGCTTTCGTGTGA
- a CDS encoding LCP family protein, producing the protein MPVTSRGSRVGRRVAVGVVSTLVVAATGYAWAQLHRLDAGIVTADIIPPAAQVPDAPAGQPLQVAQNILLVGLDSRTDSNGNPLPQNVLDALHAGSSADGGDTTDTMIVVHVPVGGAAATAISIPRDSYVDVPGFGKHKINSAYSRARAASRSNLQAQGLSGPQLEVAADAEGAKSAIAAVSELTGLTINHYAAVNLAGFAALSQAVGGVQVCLNAPVHDTYSGANFPSGPQTLSGAQALAFVRQRHGLPNGDLDRIARQQAFLAGMAKNVLSAGTLTNPAQLGALVDALQGSVVLDQGWDILSFAQQLHGISSGSIGFVTIPVQSLSLATPSDGDAVKVDPAQVKTFVQAQIGSATNSASGSGTGTGTASTPPSAGHSDGVRPIAVTESATPPASGTQGTPQQPVASHATGCVN; encoded by the coding sequence GTGCCGGTCACGTCTCGGGGTAGCCGTGTGGGCCGCCGCGTCGCGGTGGGCGTGGTGTCGACGCTCGTAGTGGCCGCCACCGGGTACGCCTGGGCGCAGCTGCACCGGCTCGACGCCGGCATCGTCACGGCCGACATCATCCCGCCGGCCGCCCAGGTGCCCGACGCCCCGGCCGGCCAGCCGCTGCAGGTCGCGCAGAACATCCTGCTCGTCGGCCTCGACTCGCGCACGGACTCGAACGGCAACCCGTTGCCACAGAACGTGCTCGACGCGTTGCACGCCGGAAGCAGTGCCGACGGTGGTGACACCACCGACACCATGATCGTCGTGCACGTGCCGGTCGGCGGCGCGGCGGCCACGGCGATCTCCATCCCGCGTGACTCCTATGTGGACGTTCCGGGGTTCGGCAAGCACAAGATCAACTCCGCGTACAGCCGCGCCCGCGCGGCCTCGCGCTCGAATCTCCAGGCGCAGGGCCTGAGCGGCCCGCAGCTGGAGGTCGCGGCGGACGCCGAGGGCGCGAAGTCCGCGATCGCCGCGGTTTCGGAGCTCACCGGGCTGACCATCAACCACTACGCGGCCGTGAACCTGGCCGGGTTCGCCGCGCTCAGCCAGGCCGTCGGCGGGGTGCAGGTGTGCCTCAACGCGCCGGTCCACGACACCTACTCCGGCGCGAACTTCCCGTCCGGCCCGCAGACGCTCTCAGGCGCGCAGGCGCTGGCGTTCGTCCGGCAGCGCCACGGCCTGCCCAACGGCGACCTGGACCGGATCGCGCGGCAGCAGGCGTTCCTGGCCGGCATGGCCAAGAACGTGCTCAGCGCCGGCACGCTCACCAACCCGGCGCAGCTCGGCGCGCTCGTCGACGCACTGCAGGGCTCCGTGGTGCTGGACCAGGGCTGGGACATCCTGAGCTTCGCCCAGCAGCTGCACGGCATCAGCTCGGGCTCGATCGGCTTCGTCACCATCCCGGTGCAGAGCCTTTCGCTGGCCACCCCGTCCGACGGCGACGCGGTGAAGGTCGACCCGGCGCAGGTCAAGACCTTCGTGCAGGCGCAGATCGGGTCCGCGACCAACTCCGCTTCCGGTTCGGGCACCGGCACCGGCACCGCCAGCACCCCGCCCTCGGCCGGCCACAGCGACGGCGTCCGGCCGATCGCGGTGACCGAGTCCGCGACCCCGCCGGCTTCGGGAACGCAGGGAACGCCGCAGCAGCCGGTGGCGTCGCACGCCACCGGCTGCGTGAACTAG